The following proteins come from a genomic window of Streptomyces sp. NBC_00539:
- a CDS encoding MerR family transcriptional regulator, giving the protein MRIGELAERAGTSTRTLRYYESRGLLPARRTGNGYRTYDEEDLRLLRQIRVLQDFGFELEETRPFVECLRAGHPAGDSCPASLAVYRRKLAELDAVIGRLADVRETVARQLAEAEEAAGGAAAPRCELG; this is encoded by the coding sequence ATGCGAATCGGCGAACTGGCGGAGCGGGCCGGGACCAGCACGCGGACCCTGAGGTACTACGAGTCGCGCGGGCTGCTGCCCGCCCGGCGGACCGGCAACGGCTACCGCACCTACGACGAGGAAGACCTGCGCCTGCTGCGCCAGATCCGGGTGCTCCAGGACTTCGGCTTCGAGCTGGAGGAGACCCGGCCCTTCGTGGAGTGCCTGCGCGCCGGACACCCGGCCGGGGACTCCTGCCCGGCCTCGCTCGCCGTCTACCGGCGCAAGCTCGCCGAACTCGACGCCGTCATCGGCCGGCTGGCCGACGTACGGGAGACGGTCGCGCGCCAGCTGGCCGAAGCCGAGGAGGCGGCCGGAGGGGCCGCCGCACCCCGCTGTGAACTGGGCTGA
- a CDS encoding thioredoxin family protein, with product MKAQGVAEVTDADFGTEVLGERGRPVLLEFTAGWCGPCRQIAPVISAVAAEEADRLKVVQIDADSNPATVIRYGVLSLPTLILFRDGEPVRQMVGARAKRKLLQELEPELATA from the coding sequence ATGAAGGCTCAAGGCGTCGCCGAAGTGACCGATGCGGACTTCGGGACGGAGGTGCTCGGCGAACGCGGCCGGCCCGTGCTCCTGGAGTTCACCGCCGGCTGGTGCGGCCCCTGCCGGCAGATCGCACCCGTGATCTCCGCGGTCGCCGCCGAGGAGGCCGACCGGCTCAAGGTCGTGCAGATCGACGCGGACAGCAACCCCGCCACCGTCATCCGGTACGGGGTGCTGTCCCTGCCGACCCTCATCCTCTTCCGCGACGGCGAGCCCGTCCGGCAGATGGTCGGGGCCCGCGCCAAGCGCAAGCTCCTCCAGGAGCTGGAGCCCGAGCTCGCTACGGCTTGA
- a CDS encoding ATP-dependent 6-phosphofructokinase, which yields MRIGVLTAGGDCPGLNAVIRSVVHRALVGHGDEVIGFEDGFKGLLDGHYRPLDINAVSGILARGGTILGSARMERARLHEAAEHAQELSTRYGIDALIPIGGEGTLTAARMLSDAGMPVVGVPKTIDNDISSTDRTFGFDTAVMVATEAIDRLKTTAESHQRVMVVEVMGRHAGWIALESGMAGGAHGICLPERPFEVDALVKMVEERFSRGKKFAVICVAEGAHPAEGSMPYEKGEIDAYGHERFAGIGNRLAVELEHRLGKEARPVILGHVQRGGTPTAYDRVLATRFGWHAVEAVHRGDFGNMTALRGTDIVMAPLASAVTELKRVPDHRMYEAESVF from the coding sequence ATGCGTATCGGAGTTCTCACCGCAGGCGGCGACTGCCCAGGGCTGAACGCCGTCATCCGGTCGGTCGTACACCGTGCGCTGGTCGGACACGGAGACGAAGTCATCGGCTTCGAGGACGGCTTCAAGGGCCTGCTCGACGGCCACTACCGCCCCCTGGACATCAACGCCGTCAGCGGCATCCTGGCCCGCGGAGGCACCATCCTCGGCTCGGCGCGCATGGAGCGTGCCCGGCTGCACGAAGCCGCCGAGCACGCGCAGGAATTGTCCACCCGGTACGGCATCGACGCGCTGATCCCGATCGGCGGCGAGGGCACGCTGACCGCCGCCCGGATGCTCTCCGACGCCGGGATGCCGGTCGTGGGGGTGCCCAAGACCATCGACAACGACATCTCCTCCACCGACCGCACCTTCGGGTTCGACACCGCCGTGATGGTCGCCACCGAGGCCATCGACCGCCTCAAGACCACCGCCGAATCCCACCAGCGGGTCATGGTCGTCGAGGTCATGGGCCGGCACGCGGGCTGGATCGCCCTGGAGTCCGGCATGGCCGGCGGCGCCCACGGGATCTGCCTGCCGGAGCGCCCCTTCGAGGTGGACGCCCTGGTCAAGATGGTCGAGGAACGCTTCTCCCGTGGCAAGAAGTTCGCGGTGATCTGCGTGGCCGAGGGCGCGCACCCGGCCGAGGGCTCCATGCCGTACGAGAAGGGCGAGATCGACGCGTACGGGCACGAGCGCTTCGCCGGCATCGGCAACCGCCTGGCCGTCGAGCTGGAGCACCGCCTGGGCAAGGAGGCCCGCCCGGTCATCCTCGGCCACGTCCAGCGCGGCGGCACGCCCACCGCGTACGACCGCGTCCTCGCGACCCGGTTCGGCTGGCACGCCGTCGAGGCCGTGCACCGGGGCGACTTCGGCAACATGACCGCCCTGCGCGGCACCGACATCGTCATGGCCCCCCTGGCCTCTGCCGTCACCGAGCTCAAGCGGGTCCCGGACCACCGGATGTACGAGGCCGAGTCGGTCTTCTGA
- the glgB gene encoding 1,4-alpha-glucan branching enzyme, whose amino-acid sequence MSAARQPSPTVRDEAATAPEPARKARTPRARRAAAPQGVSPAPVLDAGERARLLEGRHHDPHAVLGARPGPGGVVFRALRPYAKSVTVVTDGLRAELLDEGDGLFSGLLPLTEVPEYRLLVGYDGDGVEVHDPYRFLPALGELDLHLIGEGRHEELWTALGSRVMEHQGVSGTRFTVWAPNAQGVRLMGDFSYWDPGAYPMRSLGSTGVWELFLPGIGEGTLYKYDITRPDGGHTVRADPMARRTEVPPATASIVTDSHHTWQDAEWMATRGARPAHLSPMSVYEVHLASWRPGLSYRELAEQLPAYVRELGFTHVELMPVAEHPFGGSWGYQVTGYYAPTSRMGTPDDFRFLVDSLHRAGIGVIVDWVPAHFPRDEWALAEFDGRPLYEHHDPRRAAHPDWGTLEFDYGRKEVRNFLVANAVYWCQEFHIDGLRVDAVASMLYLDYSREEGQWLPNEQGGRENWDAVALLQEMNATVYRRCPGVVTIAEESTAWEGVTRPTDAGGLGFGLKWNMGWMHDTLRYVSKEPVHRKYHHHDMTFGMIYAYSENYVLPISHDEVVHGKGALVSKMPGDWWQQRASHRAYLGFMWAHPGKQLLFMGQEFAQGAEWSEEHGPDWWLVDPGYSAAGDHRGVRDLVRDLNHTYTATPALWERDTVPEGFAWVEADASDDNVFAFLRYAEDGSPLLAVSNFCPVVRHGYRIGVPEQVAQWHEVLNTDSEAYGGSGVRHLQPLRPEPVAAQGRPVSLRLTLPPMATVWFKP is encoded by the coding sequence GTGAGCGCCGCACGACAGCCGTCACCGACCGTCCGCGACGAAGCCGCTACCGCCCCCGAGCCCGCGAGGAAGGCTCGTACCCCCCGCGCCCGGCGGGCCGCCGCGCCCCAGGGCGTCTCGCCGGCGCCCGTGCTCGACGCCGGGGAGCGGGCCCGGCTGCTGGAGGGCCGCCACCACGACCCGCACGCCGTACTGGGCGCCCGCCCCGGGCCCGGCGGGGTGGTCTTCCGCGCGCTGCGCCCGTACGCGAAGTCCGTCACCGTCGTCACCGACGGGCTGCGGGCCGAGCTCCTCGACGAGGGCGACGGCCTGTTCTCGGGGCTGCTGCCGCTGACCGAGGTGCCCGAATACCGCCTGCTCGTCGGGTACGACGGCGACGGTGTCGAGGTCCACGACCCCTACCGGTTCTTGCCGGCGCTGGGCGAACTCGACCTGCACCTGATCGGCGAGGGCCGGCACGAGGAACTGTGGACGGCGCTGGGCTCGAGGGTCATGGAACACCAGGGCGTGAGCGGAACCCGCTTCACGGTGTGGGCGCCCAACGCCCAGGGCGTGCGGCTGATGGGCGACTTCTCGTACTGGGACCCGGGCGCGTACCCGATGCGCTCGCTGGGTTCGACCGGGGTGTGGGAGCTGTTCCTGCCGGGGATCGGCGAGGGCACCCTCTACAAGTACGACATCACCCGCCCCGACGGCGGCCACACGGTGCGCGCCGACCCGATGGCGAGGCGGACGGAGGTCCCGCCGGCGACCGCCTCGATCGTCACCGACTCCCACCACACGTGGCAGGACGCCGAGTGGATGGCCACACGCGGCGCCCGGCCGGCCCACCTGTCGCCGATGTCGGTCTACGAGGTGCACCTGGCGTCGTGGCGGCCGGGGCTCTCGTACCGCGAGCTCGCCGAGCAACTCCCGGCGTACGTAAGGGAGCTGGGCTTCACACACGTGGAGCTGATGCCCGTCGCCGAGCACCCCTTCGGCGGGTCCTGGGGCTACCAGGTCACCGGCTACTACGCACCGACCTCACGGATGGGCACCCCGGACGACTTCCGGTTCCTCGTGGACTCGCTGCACCGGGCCGGGATCGGCGTGATCGTCGACTGGGTCCCGGCGCACTTCCCGCGCGACGAGTGGGCGCTGGCCGAGTTCGACGGCCGGCCGCTGTACGAGCACCACGACCCGCGGCGGGCCGCACACCCGGACTGGGGGACGCTGGAGTTCGACTACGGCCGCAAGGAGGTGCGCAACTTCCTCGTCGCCAACGCCGTGTACTGGTGCCAGGAGTTCCACATCGACGGGCTGCGGGTGGACGCGGTGGCCTCCATGCTCTACCTCGACTACTCGCGCGAGGAGGGCCAGTGGCTCCCGAACGAGCAGGGCGGGCGGGAGAACTGGGACGCGGTCGCACTGCTCCAGGAGATGAACGCGACCGTGTACCGGCGCTGCCCGGGCGTGGTGACGATCGCCGAGGAGTCCACCGCCTGGGAGGGGGTGACCCGGCCGACGGACGCGGGCGGGCTGGGGTTCGGCCTCAAGTGGAACATGGGCTGGATGCACGACACCCTGCGCTACGTGTCGAAGGAGCCGGTGCACCGCAAGTACCACCACCACGACATGACCTTCGGGATGATCTACGCGTACAGCGAGAACTACGTGCTCCCGATCTCGCACGACGAGGTGGTGCACGGCAAGGGCGCGCTGGTGTCGAAGATGCCCGGCGACTGGTGGCAGCAGCGGGCCTCGCACCGCGCGTACCTGGGCTTCATGTGGGCCCACCCGGGTAAGCAACTGCTCTTCATGGGACAGGAGTTCGCACAGGGGGCGGAGTGGTCGGAGGAGCACGGGCCGGACTGGTGGCTGGTGGACCCCGGGTACTCGGCGGCCGGTGACCACCGGGGCGTGCGCGACCTCGTGCGGGACCTGAACCACACCTACACGGCCACGCCCGCGCTGTGGGAGCGGGACACCGTGCCGGAAGGGTTCGCGTGGGTGGAGGCGGACGCCTCGGACGACAACGTCTTCGCGTTCCTGCGGTACGCCGAGGACGGCTCGCCGCTGCTGGCGGTGTCGAACTTCTGCCCGGTGGTCCGGCACGGCTACCGGATCGGGGTGCCGGAGCAGGTGGCGCAGTGGCACGAGGTGCTCAACACGGACTCCGAGGCGTACGGCGGCAGCGGGGTGCGCCACCTCCAGCCGCTGCGCCCCGAGCCGGTCGCGGCCCAGGGGCGCCCGGTGAGTCTGCGCCTCACGCTGCCGCCGATGGCGACGGTCTGGTTCAAGCCGTAG
- a CDS encoding helix-turn-helix transcriptional regulator, whose translation MVCSRHALATPTVCPVHSSPPFNAPAARRLRAALGMAPGHVAFGLRAQYGLTVAPETVMAWERGEISPSSAELTALAGVLWCAPGELLAEPVTLREHRMARGLAPDELARRIGMETNAYQKMEDSGRWKGNERQSAALAATLGLNLPQFVRATGKEQELAELLRSAVTTRWQAYAKPLGKLLPVPRADLDRVLEKMHGEYQSLMLTTLSWGGGGATATGDGGREYLSQIVDRFWAVAVGTM comes from the coding sequence ATGGTCTGTAGTCGCCACGCCTTGGCAACTCCTACCGTGTGCCCTGTGCATTCCAGCCCCCCTTTCAATGCCCCCGCCGCGCGTCGTCTCCGCGCGGCCCTGGGCATGGCTCCCGGCCACGTCGCCTTCGGCCTGCGCGCCCAGTACGGCCTGACGGTCGCGCCCGAGACGGTGATGGCGTGGGAGCGTGGCGAGATCTCGCCGTCGTCCGCCGAACTCACGGCGCTCGCCGGTGTGTTGTGGTGCGCCCCCGGGGAACTGCTCGCGGAGCCGGTGACCCTGAGGGAGCACCGGATGGCCCGGGGCCTGGCCCCCGACGAGCTGGCCCGGCGCATCGGGATGGAGACGAACGCCTACCAGAAGATGGAGGACTCCGGCCGCTGGAAGGGCAACGAGCGGCAGTCGGCCGCCCTCGCCGCGACGCTGGGGCTGAACCTGCCCCAGTTCGTGAGGGCCACCGGCAAGGAGCAGGAGCTGGCCGAGCTGCTGCGCAGCGCGGTGACCACCCGCTGGCAGGCGTACGCGAAGCCGCTCGGCAAGCTGCTGCCGGTGCCCCGGGCGGACCTGGACCGGGTGCTGGAGAAGATGCACGGCGAGTACCAGTCGCTGATGCTCACGACCTTGAGCTGGGGCGGAGGGGGCGCGACGGCGACGGGCGACGGCGGCCGGGAGTACCTCTCGCAGATCGTGGACCGCTTCTGGGCGGTGGCCGTCGGCACGATGTAG
- a CDS encoding maltokinase N-terminal cap-like domain-containing protein: MSEAASARSRQGSLAGVPLGPLEPMLRAWLPRQRWFAGKGRPITRLRMVSAVELLPPGASPGLLHLLVGVDAEGSSDCYQLLLGVRPNLPPALAPALIGYAEQGPYAGHAVYEGLGDPRLAALLLERLRSPGALGPLRFERDPHALIPAAPTPRPLSGEQTNSSLIYGDSHILKVFRRVGPGINPDLELPRALAEVGCARVPAPVAWYEAELPGSEPLTLGVLQPYLRGSVDGWQLALGRLGAGADFTAEAHALGRATAEVHIALADALPTLALDPEQTARLAAGMTARLAATAREVPALLPYEAGLRGAFDALAASRGAGVAAQRIHGDLHLGQTLRTPDGSWALIDFEGEPARPLADRRRPEPAVRDIAGILRSFDYAARSHRPFAPAWADDCRAAFCEGYARTTGRDPREDPVLLRAYETDKAVYEARYESRHRPDWLHVPMAAIRRLSEPQRPAHRLPSAPGGAAHTQPHPKPPRRPLA, translated from the coding sequence ATGTCGGAGGCTGCATCCGCCCGGAGCCGCCAGGGAAGCCTGGCAGGAGTCCCGCTCGGACCGCTGGAGCCCATGCTGCGAGCCTGGCTGCCGAGACAGCGCTGGTTCGCCGGAAAGGGACGCCCCATCACCCGGCTCCGGATGGTCTCGGCCGTCGAACTGCTGCCTCCCGGGGCCTCGCCAGGGCTGCTCCACCTGCTCGTCGGAGTGGACGCCGAGGGCAGTTCGGACTGCTACCAGCTGCTGCTCGGGGTACGCCCCAACCTGCCTCCGGCGCTCGCGCCCGCGCTGATCGGGTACGCCGAACAGGGCCCGTACGCGGGGCACGCCGTGTACGAGGGCCTCGGCGATCCGAGGCTCGCGGCGCTGCTGCTGGAACGATTGCGCTCCCCGGGCGCGCTCGGCCCGCTGCGCTTCGAGCGGGACCCCCATGCGCTCATCCCGGCGGCGCCCACGCCCCGGCCGCTCTCCGGCGAACAGACCAACTCCTCGCTGATCTACGGGGATTCGCACATCCTCAAGGTGTTCCGCCGGGTCGGTCCGGGGATCAACCCGGACCTGGAACTGCCCCGGGCGCTGGCCGAGGTCGGCTGCGCGCGGGTACCCGCGCCCGTCGCCTGGTACGAGGCCGAACTGCCCGGCTCCGAACCGCTGACCCTGGGGGTGCTCCAGCCGTACCTGCGCGGCTCCGTCGACGGGTGGCAGCTCGCGCTGGGCCGGCTCGGCGCGGGGGCCGACTTCACCGCCGAGGCACACGCGCTGGGCCGGGCCACCGCCGAGGTGCACATCGCGCTCGCCGACGCCCTGCCCACCCTGGCGCTGGATCCGGAGCAGACCGCCCGGCTCGCCGCAGGGATGACGGCGCGGCTGGCCGCCACCGCCCGGGAAGTACCCGCGCTGCTGCCCTACGAGGCGGGGCTGCGGGGGGCGTTCGACGCGCTGGCCGCCTCCCGGGGCGCCGGGGTCGCCGCCCAGCGGATCCACGGGGACCTGCACCTGGGGCAGACCCTGCGCACCCCCGACGGCAGTTGGGCGCTCATCGACTTCGAGGGCGAACCGGCCCGGCCGCTGGCCGACCGCCGCCGCCCCGAACCGGCGGTGCGCGACATCGCCGGGATACTGCGTTCCTTCGACTACGCGGCCCGCTCGCACCGGCCGTTCGCCCCCGCGTGGGCCGACGACTGCCGGGCCGCGTTCTGCGAGGGCTACGCGCGCACCACCGGGCGGGACCCGCGCGAGGACCCGGTCCTGCTGCGGGCGTACGAGACCGACAAGGCGGTGTACGAGGCCCGCTACGAGTCCCGGCACCGCCCCGACTGGCTGCACGTCCCGATGGCGGCGATCCGGCGGCTTTCGGAGCCCCAGCGGCCGGCCCACCGGCTGCCGTCCGCCCCGGGCGGCGCCGCCCACACCCAGCCCCATCCGAAGCCCCCGAGGAGGCCGCTCGCGTGA
- the treS gene encoding maltose alpha-D-glucosyltransferase, with the protein MMINDPVPDMFEDTPAKDRDPDWFKRAVFYEVLVRSFQDSNGDGVGDLQGLTSKLDYLQWLGVDCLWLPPFFASPLRDGGYDVSDYTSVLPEFGDLADFVEFVDAAHQRGMRVIIDFVMNHTSDQHEWFQQSRKDPDGPYGDYYMWADNDKQYQDARIIFVDTETSNWTYDPLRKQYYWHRFFSHQPDLNYENPAVVEEIISALRFWLDLGIDGFRLDAVPYLYAEEGTNCENLPRTHALLKRVRAEIDAHYPDTVLLAEANQWPEDVVDYFGDFAKGGDECHMAFHFPVMPRIFMAVRRESRYPVSEILAKTPAIPANCQWGIFLRNHDELTLEMVTDEERDYMYSEYAKDPRMRANIGIRRRLAPLLDNDRNQMELFTALLLSLPGSPVLYYGDEIGMGDNIWLGDRDGVRTPMQWTPDRNAGFSSCDPGRLNLPVIMDPVYGYQVTSVEAAMASPSSLLHWTRRLIEVRKANPAFGLGSYTELPSSNPAVLAFLREYGDDLVLCVHNFSRFAQPTELDLRAFNGRVPVELTGDVRFPPIGEWPYLLTLAGHGFLWFRLRTE; encoded by the coding sequence ATGATGATCAACGATCCCGTCCCCGACATGTTCGAGGACACCCCCGCCAAGGACCGCGACCCCGACTGGTTCAAGCGGGCGGTGTTCTACGAAGTCCTCGTCCGCTCGTTCCAGGACAGCAACGGCGACGGCGTCGGCGACCTGCAGGGGCTCACCTCCAAACTCGACTACCTCCAGTGGCTGGGCGTGGACTGCCTCTGGCTTCCGCCGTTCTTCGCCTCGCCGCTGCGCGACGGGGGCTACGACGTCTCCGACTACACCTCCGTGCTGCCGGAGTTCGGCGATCTCGCCGACTTCGTGGAGTTCGTGGACGCCGCGCACCAGCGCGGCATGCGGGTAATCATCGACTTCGTCATGAACCACACGAGCGACCAGCACGAGTGGTTCCAGCAGTCGCGCAAGGACCCGGACGGACCGTACGGCGACTACTACATGTGGGCCGACAACGACAAGCAGTACCAGGACGCCCGCATCATCTTCGTCGACACCGAGACCTCGAACTGGACGTACGACCCCCTGCGCAAGCAGTACTACTGGCACCGCTTCTTCTCGCACCAGCCGGACCTCAACTACGAGAACCCGGCCGTGGTCGAGGAGATCATCTCGGCGCTGCGCTTCTGGCTGGACCTCGGCATCGACGGCTTCCGCCTCGACGCCGTGCCCTACCTGTACGCCGAGGAGGGCACCAACTGCGAGAACCTCCCGCGCACGCACGCGCTCCTCAAGCGGGTCCGGGCCGAGATCGACGCGCACTACCCCGACACCGTCCTGCTCGCCGAGGCCAACCAGTGGCCAGAGGACGTGGTCGACTACTTCGGGGACTTCGCCAAGGGCGGGGACGAGTGCCACATGGCGTTCCACTTCCCCGTCATGCCGCGCATCTTCATGGCGGTACGAAGAGAGTCCCGCTACCCCGTCTCCGAAATCCTGGCCAAGACCCCGGCGATCCCGGCGAACTGCCAGTGGGGCATCTTCCTGCGCAACCACGACGAGCTCACCCTCGAAATGGTCACGGACGAAGAGCGCGACTACATGTACTCCGAGTACGCCAAGGACCCGCGGATGCGGGCCAACATCGGCATCAGACGCCGGCTGGCACCGCTGCTGGACAACGACCGCAACCAGATGGAGCTGTTCACCGCCCTGCTCCTGTCGCTGCCCGGCTCGCCGGTGCTCTACTACGGCGACGAGATCGGCATGGGCGACAACATCTGGCTCGGTGACCGGGACGGCGTGCGCACGCCCATGCAGTGGACGCCGGACCGCAACGCCGGTTTCTCCTCCTGTGATCCGGGCAGGCTGAACCTGCCGGTCATCATGGACCCCGTCTACGGGTACCAGGTCACCAGCGTCGAGGCGGCGATGGCATCGCCCTCCTCGCTCCTGCACTGGACGCGCCGGCTCATCGAAGTCCGCAAGGCCAACCCCGCCTTCGGTCTCGGGTCGTACACCGAACTGCCGTCGAGCAACCCGGCGGTCCTCGCTTTCCTGCGCGAGTACGGGGACGACCTCGTGCTGTGCGTGCACAACTTCTCGCGCTTCGCCCAGCCCACCGAGCTGGACCTGCGCGCGTTCAACGGGCGGGTGCCCGTGGAACTCACGGGCGATGTGCGGTTCCCGCCGATCGGCGAGTGGCCGTACCTGCTGACGCTCGCGGGCCATGGCTTTCTGTGGTTCCGCCTGCGCACTGAGTAG
- a CDS encoding alpha-1,4-glucan--maltose-1-phosphate maltosyltransferase — MIGRIPVLDVRPAVDCGARPAKAVVDEVFRISATVFREGHDAVSAHVVLRDPSGRLRPPVPMHELAPGTDRWGARVCADTEGRWTYTVEAWSDPIATWRAHAAIKIPAGIDTGLMLLEGAELYARAGAKIPKKDGRAHVLAAAEAMRDEDREVSVRYAAALAAPVTEALARRPYRELVSAAKPLPLLVERKRALFGSWYEMFPRSEGAVVEPGSAPVSGTFRTAAERLPAIAAMGFDVVYLPPIHPIGSTYRKGPNNTLSAGSWDPGVPWAIGSTEGGHDAVHPELGTIEDFDAFVARARELRMEIALDFALQCSPDHPWVEKRPEWFRHRADGTIAYAENPPKKYQDIFPIHFDTDMAGIVEETVRILRHWMDHGVRIFRVDNPHTKPVVFWQKVIADINKTDPDVIFLAEAFTRPAMMRALAAVGFQQSYTYFTWRNTKAELTEYLTELADDRSAAVMRPNFFVNTPDILHEYLQHGGRPAFEVRAVLAATLSPTWGIYAGYELCENEPVRPGSEEYMNSEKYEFRPRDWAAAEREGRTIAPLITTLNRVRRRNPALQQLRDLHFHSTDNEQVIAYSKHAGANSVLVVVNLDPHHTQEATVSLDMPVLGLDWHGSLAVRDELTGETYHWGRANYVRLEPGRTPAHVLAALRPSPPTGGSPIT; from the coding sequence ATGATCGGTCGCATTCCCGTGCTGGACGTCCGCCCCGCCGTCGACTGCGGCGCCAGACCCGCCAAGGCGGTCGTGGACGAGGTCTTCCGGATCTCGGCCACCGTGTTCCGCGAGGGCCACGACGCCGTTTCCGCCCACGTGGTACTCCGGGACCCGAGCGGACGGCTGCGGCCGCCCGTGCCGATGCACGAACTCGCTCCCGGTACCGACCGGTGGGGCGCCAGGGTCTGCGCCGACACCGAAGGGCGGTGGACGTACACCGTCGAGGCGTGGAGCGACCCCATCGCCACCTGGCGCGCGCACGCCGCCATCAAGATCCCCGCGGGGATCGACACCGGGCTGATGCTGCTCGAAGGCGCGGAGCTGTACGCGCGGGCCGGCGCGAAGATCCCCAAGAAGGACGGTCGCGCGCACGTGCTGGCCGCCGCCGAGGCGATGCGCGACGAGGACCGGGAGGTCTCCGTGCGGTACGCGGCCGCCCTCGCCGCCCCCGTGACCGAGGCCCTCGCGCGGCGCCCGTACCGGGAGCTGGTCAGCGCCGCCAAGCCGCTGCCGCTGCTCGTCGAGCGCAAGCGGGCCCTCTTCGGCTCCTGGTACGAGATGTTCCCCCGCTCCGAGGGAGCGGTGGTCGAGCCCGGCTCGGCTCCGGTGAGCGGGACCTTCCGGACGGCCGCCGAGCGGCTGCCGGCGATCGCCGCCATGGGCTTCGACGTGGTGTACCTGCCGCCCATCCACCCCATCGGCAGCACTTACCGCAAGGGCCCCAACAACACCTTGTCGGCCGGTAGTTGGGATCCGGGCGTGCCGTGGGCCATCGGGTCGACCGAGGGCGGCCACGACGCCGTCCACCCGGAGCTGGGCACCATCGAGGACTTCGACGCCTTCGTGGCGCGGGCCCGGGAACTGCGGATGGAGATCGCCCTGGACTTCGCGCTCCAGTGCTCGCCCGACCACCCCTGGGTGGAGAAGCGGCCGGAGTGGTTCCGCCACCGCGCGGACGGGACGATCGCGTACGCCGAGAACCCGCCGAAGAAGTACCAGGACATCTTCCCGATCCACTTCGACACCGACATGGCCGGGATCGTCGAGGAGACGGTACGGATCCTGCGGCACTGGATGGACCACGGCGTCCGGATCTTCCGGGTCGACAATCCGCACACCAAGCCCGTCGTCTTCTGGCAGAAGGTGATCGCGGACATCAACAAGACGGACCCCGACGTGATCTTCCTGGCGGAGGCCTTCACCCGCCCCGCGATGATGCGCGCCCTGGCCGCCGTCGGCTTCCAGCAGTCCTACACGTACTTCACCTGGCGCAACACCAAGGCAGAGCTGACCGAGTACCTGACCGAGCTCGCCGACGACCGCTCGGCGGCCGTCATGCGGCCGAATTTCTTCGTCAACACGCCGGACATCCTGCACGAGTACCTCCAGCACGGCGGACGTCCCGCCTTCGAGGTGCGGGCCGTGCTCGCCGCCACCCTCTCCCCCACCTGGGGGATCTACGCCGGGTACGAGCTCTGCGAGAACGAGCCGGTCAGGCCGGGCAGCGAGGAGTACATGAACTCCGAGAAGTACGAGTTCCGGCCACGCGACTGGGCCGCCGCCGAGCGCGAGGGCCGCACCATCGCCCCGCTGATCACCACCCTGAACCGGGTCCGCCGCCGCAACCCCGCCCTCCAGCAGCTGCGCGACCTGCACTTCCATTCGACCGACAACGAACAGGTGATCGCCTATTCGAAGCACGCCGGAGCCAATTCCGTACTGGTGGTCGTCAACCTCGATCCGCACCACACCCAGGAGGCGACCGTCTCGTTGGACATGCCGGTACTCGGCCTCGACTGGCACGGGTCCCTCGCGGTGCGCGACGAGCTCACCGGCGAGACCTATCACTGGGGCAGGGCGAACTACGTGCGCCTAGAGCCGGGCAGGACGCCCGCGCACGTGCTGGCCGCTCTGCGACCGTCCCCGCCCACCGGAGGGTCACCCATCACATGA